Proteins co-encoded in one Acidobacteriota bacterium genomic window:
- a CDS encoding isochorismatase family cysteine hydrolase, whose translation MPDKPAGRKAGETAPDTPRAGRKAGETAPDTPRDGEESPPQEEFINVDPLEDSYRGWVVQDPERFQREPVEGCALLCIDMQYLDAAPGHGVFAEAVDSGVPEEAQQYYFHRLEQVVLPNVRRLQDHFRHLNQEVIHVRIQSLTKDGRDRSPAHKRLQLLAAPGSKEADFLEQIAPMGDEIIINKSASGVFSATNLAYVLNNLDIETLFITGVYTDECVSTTIRDASDLGYYVILVEDACATVTEERHTFTVETLRNRYCRILSTEEVVEEVGGSPQAAAAH comes from the coding sequence ATGCCTGACAAGCCTGCTGGCCGCAAGGCCGGGGAAACGGCCCCGGACACCCCCCGGGCTGGCCGCAAGGCCGGGGAAACGGCCCCGGACACCCCCCGGGATGGGGAGGAGTCCCCTCCCCAGGAAGAGTTCATCAACGTCGATCCGCTGGAAGATTCCTACCGCGGCTGGGTCGTGCAGGACCCGGAGCGCTTTCAGCGCGAGCCCGTGGAGGGCTGCGCACTGCTGTGCATCGACATGCAGTACCTGGACGCGGCCCCGGGACATGGGGTCTTCGCCGAAGCGGTCGACTCAGGCGTTCCCGAAGAGGCTCAGCAATATTATTTCCATAGATTAGAGCAGGTCGTGCTGCCCAACGTCCGGCGCTTGCAGGACCACTTCCGTCATCTCAATCAGGAAGTCATCCACGTGCGCATTCAGTCTTTGACCAAGGACGGGCGGGACCGCTCGCCGGCCCACAAGCGCTTGCAACTGCTGGCCGCCCCGGGATCGAAGGAAGCCGACTTCCTGGAGCAGATCGCGCCCATGGGCGACGAGATCATTATCAATAAGTCCGCCAGCGGCGTATTCTCGGCCACCAACCTCGCTTATGTCTTGAATAATCTCGACATCGAGACGCTGTTCATCACCGGCGTCTACACCGATGAATGCGTCTCGACGACCATTCGCGATGCCAGCGACTTGGGCTATTACGTGATTCTGGTCGAAGACGCCTGCGCGACCGTCACTGAAGAGCGCCACACGTTCACGGTGGAAACTCTGCGCAACCGCTACTGCCGCATCCTCAGCACAGAGGAGGTCGTCGAAGAAGTCGGCGGCTCCCCCCAAGCCGCCGCCGCCCACTAA
- a CDS encoding helix-turn-helix domain-containing protein, with translation MHFRELVPRPQLRPYVRLIWVLEVDQAESFGSPERVVPDGLVEVVFHWRTPLVCRYDGEEFARQPRSVAVSQTRRFVEFRPEGACGFISARFHPWGACHFLGLPVSEVADSQVDAESLWGHATRELEAKLAGASGYRERVELLERFLLAQLHRHHKEQVEPLVREVWRRKGDLRIPQLCRDLGFSERGLERTFTSSLGMTPKRFARLTRFLHSCRQVRDRRRTPLTEIAQNCGYYDQSHFNAEFKSFSGMTPRQFRATQNVSFLEID, from the coding sequence ATGCATTTCCGTGAACTGGTGCCTCGCCCGCAGCTTCGGCCCTATGTGCGGCTGATCTGGGTGTTGGAGGTTGATCAGGCGGAATCGTTCGGCTCGCCTGAGAGGGTAGTGCCGGACGGGCTTGTGGAAGTGGTCTTTCACTGGCGCACTCCCCTGGTCTGCCGCTACGACGGGGAAGAGTTCGCGCGGCAGCCGCGCAGCGTCGCCGTGTCGCAGACCCGGCGTTTTGTGGAGTTCCGGCCGGAAGGAGCCTGTGGTTTCATTTCAGCCCGCTTTCATCCCTGGGGGGCTTGCCACTTTTTGGGCTTGCCGGTTAGCGAAGTGGCTGATTCCCAGGTTGACGCCGAAAGCCTTTGGGGCCACGCGACGCGTGAACTGGAAGCGAAGCTGGCTGGAGCGTCCGGATACCGGGAGCGGGTGGAACTGCTGGAACGGTTCCTGCTGGCCCAACTGCACCGTCATCACAAAGAGCAGGTCGAACCGCTCGTGCGCGAGGTGTGGAGACGCAAGGGCGATCTTAGAATCCCTCAACTCTGCCGCGACCTGGGGTTCAGCGAGCGGGGCCTGGAGAGGACCTTCACCTCGTCCCTGGGCATGACGCCCAAGCGCTTCGCCCGGCTCACCCGCTTCCTCCATTCCTGCCGACAGGTACGGGACAGGCGCCGCACACCGCTCACCGAAATCGCGCAGAACTGCGGATACTACGACCAGTCCCATTTCAACGCCGAATTCAAGAGCTTTTCCGGCATGACTCCCCGCCAATTCCGGGCCACCCAGAATGTCTCTTTTCTAGAAATCGATTGA
- a CDS encoding VOC family protein: MTAGFEVVGETFVAVQVPDAQASAEWYQRVLGLEEVKRLDAEDGRFSIRILARTGLTVELIRTNTAVDVSGTPRGLFKAGFYVDDIGAAFRWLNSQQVETDEGIFSDEALSVRTFVFRDPDGNRLQVFAKLSEN, encoded by the coding sequence ATGACCGCCGGATTTGAGGTGGTGGGAGAGACGTTTGTCGCTGTGCAAGTGCCGGATGCCCAGGCCTCGGCGGAATGGTATCAGAGGGTTTTGGGGTTGGAAGAGGTCAAGAGGCTGGATGCTGAGGACGGGCGCTTTTCCATCCGCATTCTGGCCCGGACGGGCTTGACAGTCGAACTGATCCGCACCAACACGGCCGTGGACGTCTCCGGGACGCCCCGTGGACTCTTCAAGGCCGGATTCTACGTCGACGACATCGGGGCAGCCTTCCGCTGGCTGAACTCGCAGCAAGTCGAAACCGACGAAGGCATCTTCAGCGACGAGGCCCTCTCCGTGCGCACCTTCGTCTTCCGCGACCCCGACGGCAACCGCCTGCAAGTCTTCGCTAAGCTCTCCGAGAACTGA
- a CDS encoding TlpA disulfide reductase family protein, with the protein MTESVAPSSIGEVSMNRHLSWITALVLCSALGALSSVAAQSRGEAMVEIPLEIGPWDSNVSSVLSLTNQNREPLKPGEELSGNWDGLAYKVLRREDDSQPVDLWVDRDGDETPDEPVISLEPDQEVPVTVRCRLGGARECRLMVKLNYDDDHIHRILRRPTYAAHGRLEMGECSIPIVFRDFTADGRFDTNDLRRGTALGLDFDQDGRIYGRREHVGVEVFLACGKVWMIDDIDSSRAVLRLSRAGWPLPESNEPMAPLAFQLRDGGQLELASLQGRLTVLDFWATWCGPCVAAMPKLEEMHTRYGDRLQVLGLILDNRPDKEKEILQKAGVTYPNHALRDGEFDTAYRVLRSAHRSIPLYIVLDEDSRFIAGLSDAEELAALIKERLPEP; encoded by the coding sequence TTGACAGAAAGCGTTGCGCCGTCAAGCATAGGAGAAGTCTCGATGAATCGTCATCTCTCATGGATTACTGCTCTAGTTCTTTGTTCGGCCCTAGGCGCACTGTCGTCCGTTGCGGCCCAGTCCCGCGGGGAGGCGATGGTCGAGATTCCTCTCGAAATCGGGCCATGGGATTCCAACGTCAGCTCTGTCTTGTCTCTTACAAACCAAAATCGCGAGCCCCTGAAGCCAGGTGAGGAGCTGTCAGGAAACTGGGACGGCTTAGCCTACAAGGTCCTGCGCCGTGAGGATGACTCTCAGCCCGTCGACTTGTGGGTGGACAGAGATGGCGACGAGACACCCGATGAGCCAGTGATCAGCCTCGAGCCGGACCAGGAAGTCCCTGTCACTGTGCGGTGCCGCCTGGGAGGCGCAAGGGAGTGCCGCTTGATGGTCAAACTCAACTACGATGATGACCACATCCATAGGATTCTTAGGCGCCCAACTTATGCTGCTCACGGACGCCTGGAAATGGGTGAATGCTCGATTCCGATCGTCTTTCGGGATTTCACGGCCGACGGTAGATTCGACACCAACGATCTTCGTAGAGGCACGGCCCTGGGCTTGGATTTCGATCAGGACGGCCGCATCTACGGCCGCCGCGAACACGTCGGCGTGGAGGTCTTTCTGGCCTGCGGCAAGGTCTGGATGATCGATGATATCGACTCCTCCCGGGCTGTTTTGCGGCTCTCGCGAGCGGGTTGGCCCCTGCCGGAATCGAACGAGCCGATGGCGCCCCTCGCTTTTCAGCTTAGGGATGGCGGCCAGCTCGAGTTGGCCAGCCTTCAGGGGCGGTTGACCGTCCTTGACTTTTGGGCCACCTGGTGCGGTCCCTGCGTAGCCGCCATGCCGAAGCTTGAAGAAATGCACACTCGATACGGCGACCGCCTACAAGTTCTTGGCCTGATACTGGACAACCGTCCGGACAAGGAAAAGGAGATTCTGCAAAAAGCGGGCGTAACTTACCCCAACCATGCCTTGCGCGACGGCGAATTCGACACCGCCTACCGCGTACTCAGGTCCGCCCACCGAAGCATACCCCTCTACATTGTGCTCGACGAGGACTCGCGCTTCATCGCCGGCCTCTCCGACGCCGAAGAGTTGGCCGCCCTCATCAAGGAACGCTTGCCAGAGCCGTGA
- a CDS encoding Zn-dependent hydrolase produces MTQATSKKSSQRETYSVDFERLQSDIEALSKIGREADGGIYRMAFTDADMEARRWLMDRLREAGLQARMDEAANVLGCFADAGQAPAVLTGSHLDTVPNAGSLDGALGVLVSLECMRRVKEEGLKLKYPLELVAFSDEEGRFGGLFGSSALCGELTPERIEAARDLDGVALTEVMHRQGLEPRAALLARRNPDSLHCYLELHIEQGPVLDAEGSTVGVVDEIVGLFKWSVRLIGQPDHAGTTPMDMRRDAFNGLAEFAHEVRRVLDENGSDDSVATIGKVDLTPGTANTVPGGVEFSLDVRDPDAQVLEDLAGAFRRVLSALGRRRDLMFEFDVLSQVAPMDCNKRLVEIISETADELDLRSRHMPSGAAHDAQIMAKMTPVGMIFVPSKDGRSHSPAEWTHWEDIESGANLMLNSLIRIAGGEFEDA; encoded by the coding sequence ATGACCCAAGCCACCTCCAAGAAGTCCTCACAGAGAGAAACCTACAGCGTCGATTTCGAGCGCCTGCAATCAGACATCGAAGCGCTTTCCAAGATAGGCCGCGAGGCTGATGGCGGCATATACCGCATGGCCTTCACCGACGCCGACATGGAAGCCCGCCGCTGGCTCATGGATCGCCTGCGGGAGGCGGGATTGCAAGCCCGTATGGACGAAGCGGCCAATGTGTTGGGATGCTTCGCCGACGCCGGTCAGGCTCCTGCCGTGCTGACCGGATCGCACCTGGACACGGTCCCCAACGCCGGCAGCTTGGACGGAGCCTTGGGCGTGCTGGTTTCGCTGGAGTGCATGCGGCGCGTCAAGGAGGAGGGGCTGAAGCTCAAGTATCCGCTGGAGCTGGTGGCTTTCTCCGACGAAGAGGGGCGTTTCGGGGGGCTTTTCGGGTCCTCGGCCCTTTGCGGCGAACTGACGCCCGAGCGCATCGAGGCGGCTCGGGATCTGGACGGAGTGGCTCTGACCGAGGTGATGCACCGACAAGGCTTGGAACCGCGAGCGGCCCTGCTGGCCCGCCGCAATCCCGACAGCCTGCACTGTTATCTGGAACTGCACATCGAGCAGGGCCCGGTACTGGATGCCGAGGGGTCCACAGTGGGTGTGGTGGACGAGATCGTGGGGCTCTTCAAGTGGTCGGTGCGATTGATCGGCCAGCCCGATCACGCCGGCACTACGCCCATGGACATGCGGCGCGACGCCTTCAACGGGCTGGCCGAGTTCGCACACGAGGTGCGCCGGGTGCTGGATGAAAACGGTTCCGACGACTCGGTGGCCACTATCGGCAAGGTCGACCTCACGCCGGGAACCGCCAACACGGTGCCCGGAGGCGTCGAGTTTTCCCTCGACGTGCGCGACCCTGACGCGCAGGTGCTGGAAGATCTGGCCGGCGCTTTCCGGCGCGTCCTCTCAGCGCTGGGCCGGCGTCGCGACTTGATGTTCGAGTTCGACGTCCTCAGCCAGGTGGCGCCCATGGACTGTAACAAGCGGCTGGTCGAGATCATTTCGGAAACGGCCGACGAGCTAGACCTCAGGTCGCGCCATATGCCCTCGGGGGCGGCTCACGACGCCCAGATCATGGCCAAGATGACGCCCGTGGGAATGATCTTCGTCCCCAGCAAGGACGGACGCAGCCATTCCCCTGCCGAATGGACCCATTGGGAAGACATCGAAAGCGGTGCCAACCTGATGCTCAACTCCCTTATCCGAATCGCCGGAGGTGAATTCGAAGATGCCTGA
- a CDS encoding VOC family protein, whose product MSAHQKINYVEFPANDLQATKSFFRKTFGWSFQDYGPTYTSFSDSGLAGGFFKSGLKASTADGSALVVLYSSDLEETYEKVVKAGGSIVKEIFSFPGGRRFHFTEPSGNELAVWSDA is encoded by the coding sequence ATGAGTGCACATCAAAAAATCAACTACGTGGAATTCCCGGCCAACGACCTACAAGCGACCAAGAGCTTCTTCCGCAAGACCTTCGGCTGGTCGTTCCAGGACTATGGGCCCACCTACACCAGCTTCTCCGACTCCGGGTTGGCGGGCGGTTTCTTCAAGTCCGGACTGAAGGCCAGCACCGCCGACGGCAGCGCGCTCGTCGTGCTCTACAGCAGCGACCTCGAAGAGACCTACGAGAAGGTCGTGAAAGCCGGCGGTTCCATCGTCAAGGAGATCTTCTCCTTTCCCGGCGGACGCCGCTTTCATTTCACCGAGCCCAGCGGCAACGAACTGGCGGTCTGGTCAGATGCATAA
- a CDS encoding phosphoadenylyl-sulfate reductase, whose product MTSPSTLKLTDPPAHEECPPQHLVRWSLQRFENQRLVLTTGFGMEGCALIDLYARHQVALDVLYLDTGFFFPETHRLIDRLKIRYPHLNFIDKGTDLTPEKQAEIYGERLWDADPDLCCRLRKVIPMEKALADVDVWVTGLRRGQSAQRAHLSQVEWNWKYQVLKVSPLAYWSRRQVRRYIDQHDVPYNELHDKGFPSIGCTHCTRQVQGLSADEYSREGRWNGQEKTECGLHT is encoded by the coding sequence ATGACTTCGCCTTCGACATTAAAACTAACCGACCCTCCGGCACACGAAGAATGCCCGCCCCAGCACCTTGTGCGCTGGAGCCTGCAACGCTTCGAGAATCAGCGGCTGGTGCTCACCACGGGGTTCGGAATGGAGGGCTGCGCACTGATCGACCTCTACGCCCGCCATCAAGTCGCGCTGGATGTGCTCTATCTGGACACCGGCTTCTTTTTTCCCGAGACTCACCGCCTCATCGACCGGCTCAAAATCCGCTATCCCCATCTCAACTTCATCGACAAGGGCACCGACCTGACGCCTGAGAAACAGGCCGAGATCTACGGAGAGCGCTTGTGGGACGCCGACCCCGATCTGTGCTGCCGCCTGCGCAAGGTCATCCCCATGGAAAAAGCCCTGGCCGACGTCGACGTTTGGGTGACCGGGCTTCGACGGGGACAGTCGGCCCAGCGTGCTCACTTGAGCCAGGTGGAATGGAACTGGAAATACCAGGTTCTCAAGGTCTCTCCGCTGGCTTATTGGAGCCGCCGCCAGGTGCGCCGCTACATCGATCAGCATGACGTGCCTTACAACGAATTGCACGACAAAGGATTTCCCAGCATCGGCTGCACTCACTGCACCCGCCAGGTGCAGGGCCTGTCGGCGGACGAGTATTCGCGCGAGGGCCGATGGAACGGACAAGAAAAGACCGAGTGCGGACTTCATACCTGA